One stretch of Sporichthyaceae bacterium DNA includes these proteins:
- a CDS encoding ABC transporter substrate-binding protein, whose protein sequence is MSKKRLIRLTPAVVSAALVLAACGSGGGNVAENPAAPAAAQPVAPVSGTSTATAAAPAAASDNSGTNAPGKAASVAAPAVKAAAVTPPAPKALSTTTTTTGAKPAAKAGDKAAAATPALAGGAHSSESAAQDADNVRIAADKQGATDVGVTKDSIKMGTISMHGMALGNVLVTPLVNGIAASMSAINDRGGILGRRMSLIDCDDGPGEVSRTKACVKKLAGQDKIFSLMSISSWGSGSIHDDLKEYSLPAFGTWAYSQTEWQDPFMFPTHMSMIHEAMAGANWAVNVIKPKTYGLICLTSPEMQLACNNVAKVMDASGSKLVKRANVSISETSMSAYVLAFRAAAPEHIIHYVINPATMAKFMVEAAQQGYYPPKGISGNHLAAEVLGSIFGQWPVNRYWTNTTYKLWGPEFIATMTKYARTNKGTNHHIVQASYVGVNIFAAAAKAVGPNLTRARLMSQWDNGTVYSSDASLDQRFAYTNAERLSNNWDHNLGQGREFIYKLTSTNTSANPDGSPNGFAPDPDQFVIYTWK, encoded by the coding sequence ATGAGCAAGAAACGACTGATCCGCCTCACCCCCGCGGTGGTGAGCGCGGCGCTGGTGCTCGCGGCGTGCGGGAGCGGCGGCGGGAACGTGGCCGAGAACCCGGCTGCTCCGGCTGCAGCGCAACCCGTCGCGCCCGTCTCGGGTACAAGCACCGCGACGGCCGCGGCTCCTGCCGCCGCCTCCGACAACAGCGGCACCAATGCGCCCGGAAAGGCAGCCTCAGTGGCGGCTCCGGCCGTCAAGGCAGCCGCGGTGACGCCTCCGGCACCCAAGGCGCTGTCCACAACCACCACGACCACGGGCGCGAAGCCCGCGGCGAAGGCCGGCGACAAGGCCGCGGCCGCGACTCCCGCCCTGGCCGGCGGCGCGCACTCGAGCGAGAGTGCCGCTCAGGACGCTGACAACGTCAGGATTGCGGCCGACAAGCAGGGCGCGACCGACGTCGGGGTCACGAAGGACTCCATCAAGATGGGAACCATCTCGATGCACGGGATGGCGCTGGGCAACGTCCTGGTCACCCCACTCGTCAACGGCATCGCGGCGAGCATGAGCGCGATCAACGACCGGGGCGGCATTCTCGGTCGGCGCATGTCTCTCATCGACTGCGACGACGGCCCCGGCGAGGTCTCCCGGACCAAGGCGTGCGTGAAGAAGCTCGCGGGCCAGGACAAGATCTTCTCGCTCATGAGCATCTCGAGTTGGGGCAGCGGTTCGATTCACGACGACCTCAAGGAGTACTCACTCCCCGCGTTCGGAACCTGGGCCTATTCCCAGACCGAGTGGCAGGACCCGTTCATGTTCCCCACGCACATGTCGATGATCCACGAGGCGATGGCCGGGGCGAACTGGGCCGTCAACGTGATCAAGCCCAAGACCTACGGGCTGATCTGCCTGACCAGTCCGGAGATGCAACTGGCGTGCAACAACGTCGCCAAGGTCATGGACGCCAGCGGCTCGAAGCTGGTCAAGCGCGCGAACGTCTCGATCTCGGAGACCTCGATGTCCGCTTACGTGCTGGCGTTCCGGGCCGCGGCGCCGGAGCACATCATTCACTACGTGATCAACCCGGCCACCATGGCCAAGTTCATGGTCGAGGCGGCCCAGCAGGGCTACTACCCGCCCAAGGGCATCTCCGGTAACCACCTGGCAGCCGAGGTGCTCGGGTCGATCTTCGGCCAGTGGCCGGTCAACCGGTACTGGACCAACACCACGTACAAGCTCTGGGGCCCGGAGTTCATCGCCACGATGACGAAGTACGCCCGCACCAACAAGGGCACCAATCACCACATTGTGCAGGCCAGCTACGTCGGGGTGAACATCTTCGCCGCGGCCGCAAAGGCAGTCGGACCCAACCTGACTCGGGCGCGCCTGATGTCGCAATGGGACAACGGCACCGTCTACTCCTCGGACGCCTCGTTGGACCAACGCTTCGCGTACACCAATGCTGAGCGCCTGAGCAACAACTGGGACCACAACCTGGGCCAGGGCCGCGAATTCATCTACAAGCTCACCTCCACCAACACCTCGGCCAACCCGGACGGTTCGCCGAACGGCTTCGCGCCGGACCCGGACCAGTTCGTGATCTACACGTGGAAGTAG